Part of the Rhodohalobacter sp. 614A genome is shown below.
TCGTCCATTCCGCATCCAAATCTGTATTGACATTCAGTTGCCTTTGTTCTTCAAGTGTGTTGGCAACGATTACTCCAACAATAATTCGATCAGTTGAACCATTATTATGAACTACAAACCCACATCCAGGTGACACTCTTCCTACTTCATTAGCACCATTAGAAAGATTACACTGATTAGTATCCACTCTTAAGTATGGGCTAAGATTAACTGCTGGCCGGTTCATATCAGGAAACTTCCATGCCCCTTCAACTTGGCCGCTGTGTTGAGGCGATAGCCCAGTTTTTGTTCTTGAATGGCCCCAAACCGGATATGTAGGTCCATCTGTTCGATCAGGTCTTCTATAGAGAGCTCGTTCGTCATTTCTGAAATAAGCTGATGGAATTACAAAATATTGTCCTGCATAAAAAATTACAGGGGTTGTTTGGAAATCAGTTCTAACTTTTGACTCTTCTTCTGATATAGGTTCATAGTGTTCACTTCCGTTTGCACATCCTTTTTGCGTATCTACTAATTCCCAGAAAGAAACCTGATCTGCTTCACTTCCGTAGTCATAAACATTTGCTGGATCAACAATTATATGATTTCCATTATCAGTAAGAATGCTGTATGGTCCATCATACGTAGCGGCCGTGGCCATTCCTAACCATCTTGTTAAATAATAAGGAGTTGGCCAGTTTTGAAATTGACCACTTGAACGCCCCCGTCCTCTAAATGCAATTACCCATTCATTACTATTTTCATCAAAAAAAAGTGATCCAGGATTATCATCCCCAGGAACATTGGTAATAACAGATTGTGGAGTTGACCAACCTGTCAATCCATCATCAGATATAGATATGAAATATTCAGAACCCAGAGAATACCATAATGATAAAGCTATATATTTTTCTGATGATGCATCATAAATAATTTTAACACTGTCTACATCGTTTTTTCCAACTCCTGAAGGTGCTGGGAAATTTATCATGTTACTTTCAGTAGCATTGTCCACAAGATCGGGTCTTCCATTGGTGATAATTTTATCCCAAGAAGTTCCATTATTAGTACTTCTCATCACAGCAAGTGCCCTTTTATTCTGTGCCTCATCCTGATCATCTGTATATGGGAAAATCAGGTTATAATATAAGCGAAGATTCCCTTGGTGGTCTATCATCAATGAGCCCGTTATACCTCGAGTCCACGCAGCTTTTGGGTCATTAATGCCTGATCCTGACGGCAATCTTTCCCATGATTCATAGGGGGTATCCGTAGTTCTGTTCATGTGATGAAGAACAACTTGATTGCCAACCTCAACGGTAGAAAATGTAAGATTATCAATTGCTGAAAAGAGATCCGTATCAAGAGTAAAATACCTTTCGAGATCTAACCTTTTGGCTGCTCGTCCTTGAATTATGTTTGATGCAGGTGAAGGCCCAACCGAATTTGTAGTTCTTATTTCGATATCTGTCATCTCTTCTTGGTTGGGCTGGTCGCCAATAACAAGCGGGCTTGTCGTTGTCCCTCCGGCTTGCCACGATCCTCCATCGAGACGGTATTCTATATCTGTGACTGGAGAGCCTCCATTGAAACCAAGCAGAAAATTGACAAATATTTCTTGGTTTCCTGAATTAATAGAAGTAATCGTTGGTGCTTCGGGAACGGTTGCCGGTGTACCATTTGCTGAATTACTAGGCTCACTTAAATTTGTTCCGCTTACAATGCGAACACGAACAGAATAGGTTTGCCCATTTGTAAGTCCTGAAATAACAACAGGACTTGTTGACATTTCCGAAGAAATCCATCCCTCTTCGTCTAAACTATATTCTACGTCGGTGATGGGATATACAGAATCATCATAGGTAAAATGAACCGTGAGTTGTTGATTACCATCATCGATTGAGGTAATTATTGGGGGCGGAAGGTCTACGGCGATTGCAGAGTTCCGAATGCCATATAAATCAAATAATCGAACACTCATGATATCAGGCTTCCTGTTAAGAGCCAATCGTTTAAACCCCGATGTACAGCAGAAGCAGTGGCATATTGCCCAGCAAGTTTGTTATGTCCAGAGAAAACATTGATCGTAACATTTGTTCCTGCAATAATCGAGATATCACCTGAGACAGCATTATGCTCAAATACCAGTGTGGCTCCAACAGGGAAGGTATTCTCATCCAAACGGATATCACCTGCATCTGTTTTGCTAAGAATGGTATTGACATGATCCCCGATTTGAGGTACATAAGGCGTTCCAGTCACTTCTTTAATGCTGGTTAAGATTGTAGCGGTATGATCTGGTGATGAATCGTATCCGTTTTCATGAACTCTGACTCCAAGATCTTCTTCAAAAATATCATACAGAAGTGTGTTTTCGTCAATCCCTCCGGTAGTAATGAGCTCTAAAACTGATTCATAATCTGGTGGAACGGAGGCCGGAACCGGCGTCCCACCTCCTGAAGGTCCTGCAAAAATCTGTTTAAATTCATTTGAAGTGTCATCAAAAAGAAGGAAAAGTTCGCGTTCCTCTAATGATGCGGGAAGTGAAGTCCCTCCACGGATATTTAATATACCTACTGCCATATGTTTATGGGTTAACTTGCGTTGTTGAGATCAAGTTGAAAACCACCAGAAGTGTTTAGGTCTTCATCAAAACTGTCATCGATATTTAAATCCGAAATTTGTATAGGCATCGGTCAGAATCTGTATGTAGACCAATGATTCGGTTGTAGCTATCTCTCAACTGAATACATCAGTTAGTCTTATTGTATTGTCTCATCCTCTAAAAGCAAAGAGTTGAAATTCAAAAGTTGAATTTCGGTAGCAACTTCTTGAATGAATTCCCCAATTTGAAGTAAATTGGTTACTTGATGATCCTAATATGTTAGCGCGATACAGCCTTTGAAAATCTTGATAATGAATAGACTCTGTGATGTATTTATAGAATTATTTTTTTAAACACAAATTATTTTTCAATTATTTAAAATATGAACTAAGAAAAAGTTGATGGCTATTACGGCTTAACTATTAGTAACAATTGACATTACTGGTGATCATACAAGACATTATTTGTATACTATTCGAACACAAAGAAAGAATTAATATCTTTTGATTAAGATTAGAATTTAGTGATTAAACCCATAGCTTTTTACCTTCCCCAATTCCATCCAATCCCCGAAAATGACAAATGGTGGGGAGATGGTTTTACGGAATGGACAAATGTTAAGAGTGCGAAACCTCTGTTTGATGATCATGAACAGCCGCGCCAACCGGGAGAATTAGGATATTACGATTTACTGGATTCTCAAATCCGAATTAAACAAGCGGAACTGGCCAAAGCCCACAATATTCATGGATTTTGTTATTGGCATTACTGGTTTGGAAATGGCAACACTCTTCTTGAGAAACCTTTTCAGGATGTGTTGAAAAGTGGCGAACCAGATTTTCCATTTTGTTTAGGATGGGCCAATGAATCATGGACAGGTATTTGGCATGGGGCTCCTAACCGGATTCTTATGGAACAAACATATCCCGGAATTGAGGATATTAAAAACCATTTTAATTATGTATTGCCGGCTTTTTCTGATGAAAGATATATAAAAGTTGATAATGCGCCCTTCTTTTTGGTTTATCAACCTCAGAAAATACCTGATTTACAACTTTTCACGGAGACCTTCAACGAATTTGCAATCAAAAATGGGTTCTCCGGAATCCACTTTGTAGCAACCAATGTAAGCTTGGGTTGGGAGTTGGATAAGTACAATTTCAAGGCAATTGTCCCTCCGTATCACCATAGAATAACCTGGGAGAAAAAGAAAAAGTTTGTTCATTCACTGTCTTCAATCTTTCAAAAGAAAAGTAGAAATAAGCGACTTCAGCATGTTTATGATTATTCAATGGCAAGTAAGTATTTTTTGCCCGATTCGAATATCAAGGATAAAATATACCCGGCAGTAATTCCGAATTGGGATAACAGTCCGCGTTCTGGGGAAAATGCTGTTATTTATACAAATTCAACCCCTGAAAAATTTGAGAAACATCTCCGTGAAGCAGTGCAATATGTCTTGAAAAATAATTCTAACCACCGGTTTCTAATGGTCAAATCCTGGAATGAATGGGCGGAAGGAAATTATCTGGAACCTGACAAGAAGTGGGGACGTGCTTATCTTGAAGTGTTTAAAAAAGTAATGGATCAAAATGAGATCGATCCTGAAACGGACAAGTGATGAAGAAAAAAGTTTTGTAATGCATGTCTGAAGAACTCAAATCAATCACACTTACAAAAAAGTGGGGCCATCATACCAAGTCCGGCGGTTACGATAAAATAACGGATTATTTATCGGGAGAAAAAGTTGTAACGGGCAAAAGCAAAATCCAGAGATTTTCACTTTCCCACAAATCGTGGAAATATTTGGTTCCTTCCAGCAGATTTGTGAATCACTATGAACCGGTTGATTTTTTTAGTGAATTAAAAATTTTAAGAAAAACCTTTCGTAGTGACTTCGATATCATACACGTTCTATATGCGGAAGATCAGCTAAATTTTCTGTTGAAGTTTCGCAAATATTTGGACTGTAGCCTGATTGCTACCTTTCACATGCCTGCAAGTTCTAAATATGTTCAAAAAGCGATATCAGCCGGGCATTATAGGAATTTCAAAAAGTTGGATGCGGCAATTGTTGTCTCTCACTCCATGGTTGATTTGATTGGTGAATGGATAGGGGAGGATAATGTGCATGTGATACCGCATGGAATTGACACAAGTATTTTCCATCCCGATAATTCACCAAAAGAGGATTCAGGTTTTATAAACTTACTTTCAGTTGGCCATCATGGAAGGGACTGGGAAACTATCCTTGATGTTATGCGGATTTTGCAAACAACGGCCGACAACTATGTTTATAATGTGGTGGTTCCAAAATGGATGAGCCATAAATTTAAAGGCATTAAAAATGTTAAAATTCACAATAACATCCCCGAACAAAACTTGATTGAACTTTATCAAAAAGCAGATGTATTACTCCTTCCTGTGTTATATGGAACGGCAAACAATTCCATTTTAGAGGCTTTTGCATGCGGAACACCCGTGGTGTCGTCGAAGGTTGGCGGTATTCCGGAATACGTGGATGGGGAATCAGGCTGGTTATTTGAAAAAGGAGATTCTCAGGGAATAGCGGAGCTTATCAAAGTGATGTTTGAGGATTCAAGTCTTTATCTTTCAAAAAGAGATGCTGCCCGGAAAAGGGCACAGTCATTTGATTGGAATTTAATTGCGGATAAAATTCACGAAGTATATTTGAATACTCATAACAAAAGAAATGCAATCAAAAAAGCGGGGAATTCTTTATCTGATTGATGGCTGACAAAAATTTTACACACCTCTTGCTCACACGCTTTAACCTGGATTTTTCTCCGTACACGCACACTCCCTATCTTTGTGATGATCAGTGGCATCAGGATAGATTTAAACTTTTTAACAGGTATTGCTTGCCATCGGTCATCAATCAAACCACACAAAATTTCGAGTGGATTATTTTTTTTAATGAGGAAAAAAGAGAACTCTATACATCTTTTATTCGGGAGACGGAAAAGGCACTCAAAAATGTTCGGTTTCTTTTTGTGAAACCCGAAGAAGATCACCGGCAGAGACTGGTTCACTACATCAAAAGAAAATATTCTTCAGATTATTTGATTACAACCCGCATCGATAATGACGACTGTATTTCCAGCCATTTTATGGAATCTATTCAAGAAAAATTTATGGAACGGCGTGATGCATTCGATCATGAATATGTGCTCAATGCAGGTACTGGATACCAGTATGAGGTAAAATTTCCATTCAGAAAAGCGTTAATTAAAGATTACACGTATTCTCCATTCCTCTCTCTGTTCTCAAAATTGAAGGGTTGCGATGAGATCAACACCGTATTGAAGCACGCTCATCATCGTTGGGAAGAATATGAAACATCTGAGGAGATGCCGGATCATCCATATTGGACGCAAATCATTCATGAAAAAAACGTGTCTAACCGAATACTGTCATTAAATTTGTATGTTCATATATCTGACAAGCATTTTCCGGTTTTGATAGATACACCCAGGAATCAGTGGTGGTTTGGACTCTTGCTGTTGCCCGTACAAATAACTATGACTGTTATAAAAAGAATTGCAGAAAAAATTAAACATCACTAAGAAAGAATAATTATTCAACCATGGCAAAGGAGATCATTTTTCTTCTTACACACCGAATAGATGATGTGATTCTCAACAACATTCGCAAGATTAACCGTGAGAAAGGGGCACGGGATTTTGCTGTATTGGTTCATGGAGAAAAGGACACGTCGGATTTAGAAGTTCCCGTCTACCATTTTTCATTAGATCAGCTCAAAGTTCAGAAATTTAAAATGCTTGAAGAAGGTTCGATGTTCTCAAGCGTTCATTTAGCCTTTCTCTATTTTTTTAAAAAAATCCCTGATTACGATCACTATTGGTTTATCGAATATGATGTGGAATTTGGCGGAAAATGGTGCCATTTGTTTGATACGTTTGTTAATAGTCATGCAGATTTTATATCAAGCTACATTCAGCCCTATAACGAAAATGAATATTGGCCCTGGTGGGGACTTGATCACCCAAAAAAAAAGATTCCGGTTTCCAGCAGGATACGATCATTTAATCCCATTTATCGGGTTTCAAAAGAGGCATTGAAATTTCTCTGTGAAGAATTAAAAACCGGTTGGGTTGGTCATCACGAGGTGATGCTTCCGACTTTACTTCATAAAAATGATTTTAAGCTGTTGGATTTAAGAGGAGATCGTGAATTCGGAAATTCTGAATATCCAAACTTTTACCGGGAAAATGCGCACTTTCCAACATCTGACGACCGCTTTTTAAAATTGGGTTCGTTAAGGTATCGTCCGGCGATGAAAAAGGCAGGATCAAAAAATATAATCTATCATCCTGTTAAAATGGATATGGGATTAAGCCGGTTTGAAGAAACGGTTTATCAGCTATCCTTGCTAAAGAAAAAGATGAAGAGATTTTTCTGATTTTTTTCAGGAAAAGAAAATTCTTGAGATATCCTTTCTTACAAATAACTCAGGATTGATCGGGCCATTTTTTTATTGATCTCTTTCCGGTCAAATTCTTTCGAAAAACCTGAGTTGTCAATTTCCAACTTTTCGTCAGAGAATTTTTCAATCTCCCTGATTTGCTGGAGGAGTCCCTCCACATCTCCCGGATCAAACAGAAAAGATCCATCTACATTTTCCCGGAGAAATTTTCGGGCATATCCCTGTACTCCCGCAAGAATGGGTTTTTCCACAATGGCTAATTCAAAAATCTTTGAAGGCAAGACTTTTCGGAAAACCTGAAGATCATTTAAGTGAATAAAAAGAATATCTGCTTTTTTATATTCTTCGATGACTTCATCTCTGCTGACCGGATCGAGAACTTCTACATTTTTAACATCAAATTCCTGAAGGCTGTTTTCGAGTTTTTTCCGGGCGCCACCATCACCAATTAATGTAAAAGAGTAAAAACCGTCGAGTTGTTTTGCCGCTTCCGGTATAATTTTATGCAAGCCCTGCCCATCACCAATATTGCCGGCATACACTATTTTTTTGATGTAATCATGATTAGAATCATCTTTTTTACTTTGAGCTTTTTTAAAAACGGGATCCACTCCGTGAGTGAAGAATGAAAATACAGCGATGGATTTATCCTGGAAACTTTGCTTAAATCCTTCGCTGATAAGGTTGATATGGCTGGCATATTGGTGAATTTTCCTTTCACGCGAAGCAATTACCGGGGCCAACACATTTTTGATCAGCCAATTATCCGAAATTCCGCGCAGCGTTTCACTGAAAAGATCCCGGATATCCACATAAAGCGGAGCATTATTTCGCTTGGCAATCCAATAGCCCAGGTAGGACGTGAAAAAACGACTGGATGAAGCGAATATCAAATCGTATTTCCTGTTTTTGGTCCTTTTCAGGGTTTCAAAAAAATAAGTTTTAAAGCTGAAAATCTGGTCACTGATTCCACTTTCATGAGATGGAACCACGATGCGTTCAATCGTAACATTATCGATCTTCTCTCTCACTTTAAACTCTTCCCGGAAAGTTGAATATCGATTGGGGCTTGTCGTCAAAACATCAATCTCTATGTCCGTATTTTTGGTTTGATTGATCAGCTCATCCACCAGTGGGGAATTTCTAAAAGAACCTGCACAGAGATCCGGCCGAAAATAAAACGTGAGATACAGAATGCGTTTCATATCTGCGGAGCTATAATTTTGAGCAGAGATTGGTTGACAAATGTGTATTCAAGAGCTTTCGAAGTCTTATAAGAATTGAAGCCTATACAGTAATCATAAGAAAACTCCCGAACATGTTGAACACTTTCAAAAAAAATGATGACTCCATTCGTTAGTTCCACACACTGATTTGTCAATAATTTGATATCAATTTCGGGGTCAAAGTAAAGCCTGCCTTCAACCGGTTTGTCAAGATTCACAATATCCTTGATTTCAATGAAATCTTTATCCACAGTAAAATTTCTCTTATGATGGAAATCCTTCCCGGATTTTAGCTTATGTTTTAAAAGTATTTCAATTCCTGAGGATGTTTGGTTTTGAATCGCCACAGTTGGCCGTCTGCCAACTCTGAAACGACTCCAAACATCTGCGGTGTCTTCTCCGTTAAATGTTACGGTATTATGGGCTTGTGTAGAACGTTCCCAATTCCGCCGTTCTCCCGTATTATATGTTGAAACACCCGGATCGGTAATTACGGGTTTGTTTTGCACCTGTAAGATGAAAGAAAGAGAATCGGCGTGTGCATGTGCCGGCAGATAAGATGGTTCAATGCCTTCTGCATCGATCGTTAGTTCGAAATTACGATTGCTGAATTTTCTATAACCCGAATCAGACAAATCAATATTTGGAATCTCTTTGAGATTACAAGCTGTAGCCATCGTGAAAATTTCATCTTTGGAATACGATTGACCTTTGGTGGAATCGTTGAAATGAGCAAGATCGCCAT
Proteins encoded:
- a CDS encoding glycosyltransferase WbsX family protein, with amino-acid sequence MIKPIAFYLPQFHPIPENDKWWGDGFTEWTNVKSAKPLFDDHEQPRQPGELGYYDLLDSQIRIKQAELAKAHNIHGFCYWHYWFGNGNTLLEKPFQDVLKSGEPDFPFCLGWANESWTGIWHGAPNRILMEQTYPGIEDIKNHFNYVLPAFSDERYIKVDNAPFFLVYQPQKIPDLQLFTETFNEFAIKNGFSGIHFVATNVSLGWELDKYNFKAIVPPYHHRITWEKKKKFVHSLSSIFQKKSRNKRLQHVYDYSMASKYFLPDSNIKDKIYPAVIPNWDNSPRSGENAVIYTNSTPEKFEKHLREAVQYVLKNNSNHRFLMVKSWNEWAEGNYLEPDKKWGRAYLEVFKKVMDQNEIDPETDK
- a CDS encoding fibronectin type III domain-containing protein — protein: MSVRLFDLYGIRNSAIAVDLPPPIITSIDDGNQQLTVHFTYDDSVYPITDVEYSLDEEGWISSEMSTSPVVISGLTNGQTYSVRVRIVSGTNLSEPSNSANGTPATVPEAPTITSINSGNQEIFVNFLLGFNGGSPVTDIEYRLDGGSWQAGGTTTSPLVIGDQPNQEEMTDIEIRTTNSVGPSPASNIIQGRAAKRLDLERYFTLDTDLFSAIDNLTFSTVEVGNQVVLHHMNRTTDTPYESWERLPSGSGINDPKAAWTRGITGSLMIDHQGNLRLYYNLIFPYTDDQDEAQNKRALAVMRSTNNGTSWDKIITNGRPDLVDNATESNMINFPAPSGVGKNDVDSVKIIYDASSEKYIALSLWYSLGSEYFISISDDGLTGWSTPQSVITNVPGDDNPGSLFFDENSNEWVIAFRGRGRSSGQFQNWPTPYYLTRWLGMATAATYDGPYSILTDNGNHIIVDPANVYDYGSEADQVSFWELVDTQKGCANGSEHYEPISEEESKVRTDFQTTPVIFYAGQYFVIPSAYFRNDERALYRRPDRTDGPTYPVWGHSRTKTGLSPQHSGQVEGAWKFPDMNRPAVNLSPYLRVDTNQCNLSNGANEVGRVSPGCGFVVHNNGSTDRIIVGVIVANTLEEQRQLNVNTDLDAEWTIAIHHIERDRFAKLVAGGIEGSWQTSRLNIPYGTTGLYLNSEGTILVEILNSITGTPISGFTKSDSEIITQNGLNNEVTWSSHLIDELEGQNCRLRIYVTNGAVYSFRFD
- a CDS encoding glycosyltransferase family 4 protein, yielding MSEELKSITLTKKWGHHTKSGGYDKITDYLSGEKVVTGKSKIQRFSLSHKSWKYLVPSSRFVNHYEPVDFFSELKILRKTFRSDFDIIHVLYAEDQLNFLLKFRKYLDCSLIATFHMPASSKYVQKAISAGHYRNFKKLDAAIVVSHSMVDLIGEWIGEDNVHVIPHGIDTSIFHPDNSPKEDSGFINLLSVGHHGRDWETILDVMRILQTTADNYVYNVVVPKWMSHKFKGIKNVKIHNNIPEQNLIELYQKADVLLLPVLYGTANNSILEAFACGTPVVSSKVGGIPEYVDGESGWLFEKGDSQGIAELIKVMFEDSSLYLSKRDAARKRAQSFDWNLIADKIHEVYLNTHNKRNAIKKAGNSLSD
- a CDS encoding glycosyltransferase family 4 protein, with the translated sequence MKRILYLTFYFRPDLCAGSFRNSPLVDELINQTKNTDIEIDVLTTSPNRYSTFREEFKVREKIDNVTIERIVVPSHESGISDQIFSFKTYFFETLKRTKNRKYDLIFASSSRFFTSYLGYWIAKRNNAPLYVDIRDLFSETLRGISDNWLIKNVLAPVIASRERKIHQYASHINLISEGFKQSFQDKSIAVFSFFTHGVDPVFKKAQSKKDDSNHDYIKKIVYAGNIGDGQGLHKIIPEAAKQLDGFYSFTLIGDGGARKKLENSLQEFDVKNVEVLDPVSRDEVIEEYKKADILFIHLNDLQVFRKVLPSKIFELAIVEKPILAGVQGYARKFLRENVDGSFLFDPGDVEGLLQQIREIEKFSDEKLEIDNSGFSKEFDRKEINKKMARSILSYL
- a CDS encoding glycosyltransferase encodes the protein MADKNFTHLLLTRFNLDFSPYTHTPYLCDDQWHQDRFKLFNRYCLPSVINQTTQNFEWIIFFNEEKRELYTSFIRETEKALKNVRFLFVKPEEDHRQRLVHYIKRKYSSDYLITTRIDNDDCISSHFMESIQEKFMERRDAFDHEYVLNAGTGYQYEVKFPFRKALIKDYTYSPFLSLFSKLKGCDEINTVLKHAHHRWEEYETSEEMPDHPYWTQIIHEKNVSNRILSLNLYVHISDKHFPVLIDTPRNQWWFGLLLLPVQITMTVIKRIAEKIKHH